The nucleotide sequence TCGTCACGGTGTCCGGCGACCTCACCGTCGTCGAGGCGACCAGCGACCGCATCCACGGCCGCACGGTCTCCGGCGACCTGACCGCCGACGTCGACCTCGCGCGAGGCGGCCGGCTGGAGTTCTCCAGCGTGTCCGGCAACGTCACCACGCGCCTACCAGAGACGACGGGCGCGCGCGTCACCGCCACCAGCACATCGGGCGACACCACCTCCGGCTTCGACGCCCTGCAGCGCGAGCGCAAGCCGGGCAAGCGGAGCCTGTCGGGGACCATCGGCGACGGCAGCGGGAGCATCGAGGTTCGCACCGTCTCCGGCGACATCCACCTGCTGCCGCGCCGCGCGCCGAAGAAGGCACTCGCCGAGAACGGTGCCGAGTGATGAGCTCGGTGTTCGGGCACGGACGGCTGCGGCTCTACCTCCTCAAGCTGCTCGACGAGGAACCCCGGCACGGCTACGACATCATCCGGCTGCTCGAGGACCGCTTCATGGGCGTCTACGCCCCCTCCGCCGGCACGATCTACCCGCGGCTCAACCGGCTCGAGGAGGAGGGCCTCGTCGAGCACGAGGTGACGGAGGGGAAGAAGGTCTACCGGCTGACCGACGCGGGCAGGGCGGAGCTCGCCGCGCGCCAGGAGGAGATCGCCGCCCTCGAGCAGGACATCGACAGGTCGGTACGCGACCTCGCCCGCGAAGTGCGCGAGGACGTCCGCTCGTCGGTCCGCGGGCTTCGGGAGGAGCTCAAGGCCGCCGCGCGCGAGGTCCGCAACGCCGAGCACGACCGCAAGCAGCAGGGCAAGCGCCCGTTCGACACGCCCTGGGAGGACCTCTCCGACGTCCCCGGCTGGTCCGAGGCGAAGGAGGCGGTGCGCGAGGCCAAGCGCGCCTTCCGCGAAGGCACCCGTTCGTGGCAGACCGAGTGGGAGGGCACCTGGACGGCGACCTCGGGTGGGAAGAAGGTCGTGAAGGACGTCCTCAAGTCCACCGAGCTGCTGCGGGGCGAGGTACGCAGGGCCGTCAAGGCCGATCTCGACGAGCCGCGCCTGCAGGAGGTCAAGACCGCGGTCGACGACGCGCTGGGCAGGATCCGCGAGCTGATCAGTCGAGGGTGAAGACGACCTTGCCGAAGACGTCGCCCGCGAGCAGGGCCTCGAAGCCCTGGCGGGCGTCGGACAGCGGCAGCACGCGGTCGATCGCGGGACGTGCGCCGCTGACGTCGAGGAACGCGAGCAGGCGTTGCAGCTCGGTGCGGCTCCCCATCGTCGAGCCGACGACCGACAGCTGCATGTAGAAGACGCGCTGCAGCTCCGCTGACGGGTCGGGGCCGGTCGTGGCGCCCGAGACCACGATGCGGCCGCCGGGACGCAGGCACTTCACCGAGTGGCTCCAGGTCGCCTTGCCGACCGTCTCCATCACGGCGTCGACGCGCATCGGCAGGCGAGCACCTGGCTCGAACGCCTCGTGGGCACCGAGCTCGACGGCGCGGCCACGCTTGCCCTCGTCCCTGCTCGTGACGAACACCCGCAGACCCGCGGCCCGGGCGAGGACGATGAGCGCGGTCGCCACCCCGCCGCCCGCGCCCTGGACCAGCACGCTGCCACCGGGCTGCAGGCCGGAGTTGGTGAACAGCATCCGGTAGGCCGTGAGCCACGCCGTCGGCAGGCACGCGGCCTCCTCGAACGTCAGCGCACCCGGCTTCGGCAGGACGTTGCCACGCGGGACGAGCACGCGTTCGGCGAACGCCCCGTCGTACCGCTCGGACAGCAGCGACCGCTTCGGGTCGAGCGTCTCATCGCCGAGCCAGTCGGCGCTCGGGATCACCGAGTGCAGCACGACCTCGTTGCCGTCGTCGTCGATCCCCGCGGCATCGCACCCCAGCACCCGCGGCAGCTCGTCGGCGCCGAGCCCGACCCCGCGCAGCGACCAGATGTCGTGCTGGTTCAGGGACGCGGCCCGCACCCGGACACCGACCCAGCCGGGTGGAGCGGTCGGGTCGGGGACGTCACCGGAGTCGAGCCCGGCGAGCGGATCGTCGTTGTCGAGGCGGACGGCGCTGACGGCGAACATGCTCCGACCCTAACGGTCGAAGCGCCGCGCTACGCGCGGGCGGCCGTCTCGACGGCGTGCGACACCGCCGGCACGACGCGGTCGTCGAACGGACTCGGGATGACGTACGTGGGACTCAGGTCGGGTCCGACGAGCGAGGCGAGCGCGTCGGCGGCGGCGAGCTTCATGCCCGGCGTGATCGACTTCGCCCGCGCGGACAGCGCGCCGCGGAAGATGCCGGGGAACGCGAGCACGTTGTTGATCTGGTTCGCGTAGTCGCTGCGCCCGGTCGCGACCACGGCCGCGTGCCGGCCCGCCACGTCGGGATGCACCTCGGGATCGGGGTTGGCGAGGGCGAAGACGATCGGGTCGTCCGCCATCGCGGCGACCGCCTCCTCCGGCACCCGGCCGCCCGACACCCCGATGAAGACGTCGGCGCCGCGCAGCCCGTCGGCGAGCGTGCCGCGCAGCCCGTCGGCGTTGGTCTCGCGCGCGAGCGACTCCTTGACCGGGGTCAGGCCCTCCCTGCCCAGATGGAGGATGCCGCGGCTGTCCGCGACCACGACGTCGCCGAGGCCCGCCTCCAGCAGGATGCGCGACACCGCGACGCCCGCTGCGCCGGCGCCCGAGATCACGACCCTGGTGTCGGTCACGTCCCGCTCGGTCAGGCGGAGCGCGCCGCGCAACGCCGCGAGCACGACGACGGCGGTGCCGTGCTGGTCGTCGTGGAAGACGGGAATGTCGAGTGCAGCGTCGAGTCGTTCCTCGATCTCGAAGCAGCGTGGTGCGCTGATGTCCTCGAGGTTGACGCCGCCGAACCCCGGCGCCACCCGGATCACCGTGTCGATGATCTCTTCGACGTCGGTGGTGTCGAGGCACAGCGGCACGGCGTCGATGCCGCCGAACTCCTTGAAGAGCAACGCCTTGCCCTCCATCACCGGCAGCGCGCCGAGCGGCCCGATGTCGCCGAGGCCGAGCACCGCGGTGCCGTCGGTGATGATCGCGACCGTGCCGCCCTTCCACGTATAGCGGTAGGCGAGCTCAGGATCGTTCGCGACGGCGGTGCTCACCCGCGCGACGCCCGGCGTGTAGGCGAGCGACAGGCCGTCGCGGTCGCGCACCCGAACGGTGGGACGGATCTCGATCTTGCCGCCATGATGCAGCGGGAACGCAGGGTCTGACTCGTACTCGGGAACGGTGGTCACGCTGGCCTCCACGGTGCTTCGACGATGAGCGGCGCGAAGAGAAGCAGCGCTGATGCGCGCTGGCCGGGTGGCCGCGAAGAACGAGGGTCCCTCGTGACCATCGATTCTGACAGAACGCACCCGGTCCGCCACCATGGGGTCAGCCGCGACCGCCGGGCCTCTCGACGTGGCCGGGGCGAGCGGGCAGGATTCGAGCGCAAGGAGGCACGCGCATGGATCTGAGCTCGTACGCGGAGCTCGCAGTGGCCCTGGTCAACACCGACGACCTGAGCCGACCGGACGGTGACGGGCTCACCGATCTCGCCGCCCTGCGCGCCTTCTTCGCGGACCGGCCGCGGTCCAGGGCGACGTGTACGAAGGACGACCTCGCGCGGCTGCGTGACCTGCGCGACCGGCTGCGCACTGTCTTCGAGAACGCCGACCGGGGCGAGGTGGCCACGGCGATGACCGGCCTCAACTCCCTGCTCGAGGAGTTCCCCGTCCGGCCCGTGGTCACCGACCACGACGAGTCCGGCTGGCACCTGCACCTCAGCGAGTCCGGGTCGCCGACCGAGCGGTACGTCGCGCGCGCCGTCTTCGGGCTCGCCGCCCTCGTCACCGAGCTGACCCCCGACCGCCTCGGCATCTGCCAGGCGGACCCGTGCCGCTTCGCCTTCCTCGACACCTCCACCAACCGGTCGCGCCGGTACTGCTCCGACCGCTGCGCCACCCGCGCGAACGTCGCCGCCTACCGCGCCCGCCGCCGCGAGCAGCAGAACCCCGCCACCGGCTAGTGTCAGCCGACCGGCGCCCGGCCCGGACGCGCCCAGTGAAGACGCGCGGGGACGATACGGTGAGTTCCCGCCAGGCTCGTGTCGACAACGACGGGAACACGATGCGCGAGGCACCGACCTACGTGCACCCCATGATCCCACGGGTCGAACGCCACCACCGGATCCTCGACCAGCTGCGCGCCGCCGCGCCGCGCACGGTGCCGGTGACCGAGCTCGCCACCACTCTCGGAGTCAGCGCTCGCAGCATCGAGCGGGACGTCCGTCTGCTCCGCGACGCGGGACTCCCGCTGCGGTCGACCCGCGGACCCCGCGGCGGCTACCGGCTCGAGGTGCGCGGGGCCAGGCTCTCGGTGGAGCTGACCGCGGGAGAGGCCGCCGTCCTCGTGGCATCGCTCGTCGGCATCGGCCCCCTCGCCTCGGCCACGGCGCAGTCGGCGCTGGACAAGCTGGTGGGCGCTCTCGCCTCGTGATCAGCGCGGTGCGCGGCCGCCATGTTCGGGAGTGTCGAGCACCTCGCTGCTCGACCTCGACATGAGACAACAGGCCGCTCCCACGGCGAGGACGCCCAGCGCCACGCCGACGACGTACTGTCCCGCCTGGACGACGGCGACGGCGACCGGCACGCAGATGATCTGGGTGACGAGGGCGGGCGCACGACCCCAGCGACGGCGCAGCAGCAGCCCGCGACCGACCAGGACCAGGCACACCCCGGCGACCAGGCCGAAGGCGGCCATGATCTCGGCGGCCGGGAGATTGTCGGCGCCCCCGCGCAGCGCGTCGACGCCCACGAGCACACCGAGCACCGCGGCGACCAGACCCTGCAGGAGCACCACGCCAGCGGGGACGACGAGCAGCATCGGGAGACGGTCCCTGCGCGCCGTTCGGTCGGTCACGAGGGCAGCCTAACGACGCCTGGTCGCGACCGATCCGCCACCGGCGGAAACCCGTCGTGATCCACCGCCGTCGGAAGCGATGAGTTCTCGCTGTGACGCGGGTCTCACCAGGTACGACGAGACGCCCTGAGGATTCCGGAAGGGACACACGATGTCGACCACGATGAGCATCTCCGACCTTGCCGAGGTCCTCTTCACCTCGGCGCTGCAGGAGTCCGAGCACCCCACACCCGACCAGGTCCGCCTGGCCATCGACGAGCGGCTCCTACTCTGCCACAGCGAACACGCCGTCTGCGTCGCCCGCGTCGCACAGGAAGCCGGAGACCACCCCGACGCCTATCTCGGCCGCATCCGATGGGCGCTGCAGGCGGTCTCCCTGGCGTACCGGTCCGCCACCCAGCTCGCCGCGTGATACCACCCCGACCATGACGCCATTACGCTGGCGGCATGCGCGCCGTCCTGGTGGTGAACCCCAACGCCACCACGACGACCCGTCGCACGCGCGACGTGCTCACCCGTGCGCTCGCCAGTGAGACCAAGCTCGAGATCGCCGAGACGAGGCGTCGCTGGCATGCCGCCGCACTCGCCCGCAGCTGCGCGGCCGACGGTGTCGACGTGATCGTCGTGCTCGGCGGCGACGGCACGGTCAACGAGGTCGCCAACGGCCTGCTGACCGAGGGCCCGCAGCCGGGACTCCCCGCGGTTGCCGTCATCCCCGGCGGCAGCACCAACGTCCTCGCCCGCTCGCTCGGCCTCCCCCGCGACCCCGTCGAGGCCACCGGCGCCGTCCTCGAGGCGCTGCGCAACGGGACGCGGCGCACGATCGGCCTCGGCCTCGCCGACTCCCGCTACTTCACCTTCTGCTCGGGGCTCGGCCTCGACGCCGAGATCGTGCGCGCCGCCGAGTCGCTGCGGTCGACCGGCACCAGGGTGTCGAACTCGGTGCACACCCGCACGGCGTTCCGCACGTTCTTCACCGCCTCCGACCGCAGGCACCCACCGCTGACCATCGAGCGTCCAGGCAGGCCGGCCGAACGCGGCCTGTTCTGCGCGATCGTGCAGAACACCTCCCCGTGGACGTACTCGGGCAACCAGTCCCTGAGCCCCTGCCCGGACGCGTCGTTCGACCTCGGACTCGATGTGTTTTCGCTGCGCACCATGCGGACGGTCCCCGCGGCCGACCAGCTGCTGCGGGTCCTCGGCAAGGGCAGACCCCCGGGCGGCCGTGCGGCGCTCGTGCTGCACGACCTCGACGAGTTCACCGTCATCGCGACCCGCCCGCTGCCCCACCAGGTCGACGGCGAGTACCTCGGCGAGCGTGAACGGGTGACCTACCGGAGCGTTCCCCACGCTCTGGACATCGTCCTGTGACTCTGTGTAACCGTGTAACGCCTCCGCGGCCTGGGACGATCCCCATGCGGGTGCGAACGTCACCACTCGATGTGACTGAGGCGACAGGTGGATTTGACAAAGTCTTTGGCCATGACCCTTGCGCCTGGCCGATCTTCCTGGAAGGGTCGGAAACCACACCACAGAGCTTGGGCTGACCACGGCTCGCTCACATCGTGAAAGCGTTCACAAGGAGAGGTACGGACGGTGAACTCACTCGTCTGCTCCTTGCGCCGCCCCCACCGAAATGGAGGAAAGGGATACTGATGGACTGGCGCCACCGGGCGAAGTGTCGTGAGGTCGATCCGGAGCTGTTTTTCCCGATCGGCAACACGGGCCCTGCGCTATCGCAGATCGAAGAAGCAAAGGCCGTCTGCCGGCAATGCCCCGTTGTCGAGTCGTGCCTCGAGTGGGCCCTTTCCACCGGCCAGGATGCTGGCGTCTGGGGGGCGATGAGCGAGGACGAGCGTCGCGCACTGAAGCGGCAGCGTATTCGGAGTCGCGCGCAAGCCACTGCCTGACCGCCCACTGGTCACAGACAGCCCCGAGAGAGCAATCAACCAAGGCCCGCGGCGTGAGCCGTGGGCCTTGCGGTTGCCCTCGGTCACCTCAGGTACCGCCAGAGCAGCGCGCGTGCCCTGGTGACGCTGTGTACCGAAGGTCACGATAAGTCCGTTATGGTGGCGCACCTCGCCAAGTACCGCTAGAAGGAACGCATCTCTCTCCACCAACGGAGGTGCGACATGCGGCTCGCCATCATCGTGGCAGGCGCCACCCTCGCCACGGCTACCGTGAGCGCCGTTCCCGCGCAGGCCGAGCAGACCGGTTCGGCGTCGAGCGACCCGACTCGATACGTGGTCCTCTACCAGGAGGACGCCTCGGCCGAGGCCGCCCACCAGGCGATCCGTACGGCGGGCGGCACGATCGTCCGGGAGAACACCGACATCGGGCTCGCCACCGTACGCACCCGCAACGCGAACTTCGCAGCGACCGCGGATCGTCATGGGGCGATCGAGGGTGTGGCCCATGATCGGGTCATCGGTAAGGGACCCGAGAGCCGGCACGTCGCGCGATCTCAGCGCGCGAACGTCGAGAAGGCCGGTCGTGGCGAGGGGCACCGTCCCAGGCAGCATCAGGGGACCGGTCGCGACGGTGAGCCGCTGGCGGACCGGCAGTGGGACATGCAGCAGATCCATGCCACGGCCGACGGCTCCTACCAGGTGGAGCGGGGCCGGCGCGGCGTGCTGGTGGGCATCATGGACACCGGTGTCGACGCCTCGCATCCGGACATCGCTCCCAACTTCAACCGCAAGCTGAGCCGCAACTTCACCGTCGACATCCCGTCCGACGCCAACGGCAACGTCGTCGACGGGCCCTGCTCAGACGAGCCGGACAAGTCCTGCCACGACCCGGCAACGGTCGACGAGAACGACCACGGCACCCACGTCGCGTCGACGATCGCCGCACCGATCAACCGGCTCGGGACCGCAGGGGTGGCACCGAAGGTCGGCCTGGTCAACGTCCGAGCGGGGCAGGACTCCGGGTACTTCTTCCTCCAACCCACCGTGGATGCACTCACCTACTCGGCCAATGTCGGCATCGACGTGGTGAACATGAGCTTCTACGTCGACCCGTGGTTGTTCAACTGTGTGAACAACCCGGCCGACTCACCGGCCGACA is from Streptosporangiales bacterium and encodes:
- a CDS encoding NAD-dependent malic enzyme, with product MVADRVRSVRIDGHEGPSFFAATRPARISAASLRAAHRRSTVEASVTTVPEYESDPAFPLHHGGKIEIRPTVRVRDRDGLSLAYTPGVARVSTAVANDPELAYRYTWKGGTVAIITDGTAVLGLGDIGPLGALPVMEGKALLFKEFGGIDAVPLCLDTTDVEEIIDTVIRVAPGFGGVNLEDISAPRCFEIEERLDAALDIPVFHDDQHGTAVVVLAALRGALRLTERDVTDTRVVISGAGAAGVAVSRILLEAGLGDVVVADSRGILHLGREGLTPVKESLARETNADGLRGTLADGLRGADVFIGVSGGRVPEEAVAAMADDPIVFALANPDPEVHPDVAGRHAAVVATGRSDYANQINNVLAFPGIFRGALSARAKSITPGMKLAAADALASLVGPDLSPTYVIPSPFDDRVVPAVSHAVETAARA
- a CDS encoding diacylglycerol kinase family lipid kinase, whose protein sequence is MRAVLVVNPNATTTTRRTRDVLTRALASETKLEIAETRRRWHAAALARSCAADGVDVIVVLGGDGTVNEVANGLLTEGPQPGLPAVAVIPGGSTNVLARSLGLPRDPVEATGAVLEALRNGTRRTIGLGLADSRYFTFCSGLGLDAEIVRAAESLRSTGTRVSNSVHTRTAFRTFFTASDRRHPPLTIERPGRPAERGLFCAIVQNTSPWTYSGNQSLSPCPDASFDLGLDVFSLRTMRTVPAADQLLRVLGKGRPPGGRAALVLHDLDEFTVIATRPLPHQVDGEYLGERERVTYRSVPHALDIVL
- a CDS encoding WhiB family transcriptional regulator, with translation MDWRHRAKCREVDPELFFPIGNTGPALSQIEEAKAVCRQCPVVESCLEWALSTGQDAGVWGAMSEDERRALKRQRIRSRAQATA
- a CDS encoding PadR family transcriptional regulator, which translates into the protein MSSVFGHGRLRLYLLKLLDEEPRHGYDIIRLLEDRFMGVYAPSAGTIYPRLNRLEEEGLVEHEVTEGKKVYRLTDAGRAELAARQEEIAALEQDIDRSVRDLAREVREDVRSSVRGLREELKAAAREVRNAEHDRKQQGKRPFDTPWEDLSDVPGWSEAKEAVREAKRAFREGTRSWQTEWEGTWTATSGGKKVVKDVLKSTELLRGEVRRAVKADLDEPRLQEVKTAVDDALGRIRELISRG
- a CDS encoding S8 family serine peptidase, with protein sequence MRLAIIVAGATLATATVSAVPAQAEQTGSASSDPTRYVVLYQEDASAEAAHQAIRTAGGTIVRENTDIGLATVRTRNANFAATADRHGAIEGVAHDRVIGKGPESRHVARSQRANVEKAGRGEGHRPRQHQGTGRDGEPLADRQWDMQQIHATADGSYQVERGRRGVLVGIMDTGVDASHPDIAPNFNRKLSRNFTVDIPSDANGNVVDGPCSDEPDKSCHDPATVDENDHGTHVASTIAAPINRLGTAGVAPKVGLVNVRAGQDSGYFFLQPTVDALTYSANVGIDVVNMSFYVDPWLFNCVNNPADSPADRSEQRTIIRATQRALDYAHRHGVTLISAAGNGATDYTKTITDSSSPDFADVPGEQPYERTIPPSCISMPSEGEHVISVSATGISTRKSYYSDYGNGYVDVAAPGGDTYDTADLKRDVTRAVLAAYPRSLAEQRDELNPDGTPKVDYVVADCRGRACSYYQYLQGTSMASPHAAGVAALIVSRYGHHDPRHDGLTLSPSVVGSRLQASAVDHACPKPRTQTYVRYVLQDDGTYEKVTDEHTCEGPRRDNGFYGDGIVDALRAVQR
- a CDS encoding HTH domain-containing protein, giving the protein MREAPTYVHPMIPRVERHHRILDQLRAAAPRTVPVTELATTLGVSARSIERDVRLLRDAGLPLRSTRGPRGGYRLEVRGARLSVELTAGEAAVLVASLVGIGPLASATAQSALDKLVGALAS
- a CDS encoding zinc-binding dehydrogenase — its product is MFAVSAVRLDNDDPLAGLDSGDVPDPTAPPGWVGVRVRAASLNQHDIWSLRGVGLGADELPRVLGCDAAGIDDDGNEVVLHSVIPSADWLGDETLDPKRSLLSERYDGAFAERVLVPRGNVLPKPGALTFEEAACLPTAWLTAYRMLFTNSGLQPGGSVLVQGAGGGVATALIVLARAAGLRVFVTSRDEGKRGRAVELGAHEAFEPGARLPMRVDAVMETVGKATWSHSVKCLRPGGRIVVSGATTGPDPSAELQRVFYMQLSVVGSTMGSRTELQRLLAFLDVSGARPAIDRVLPLSDARQGFEALLAGDVFGKVVFTLD